From the genome of Phreatobacter cathodiphilus, one region includes:
- a CDS encoding 2Fe-2S iron-sulfur cluster-binding protein, producing MPRITVLQPGGRRVEIEAAAGISLMLAAVRAQVPGVLGECGGSLACATCHVYVDPVFAGRLPPVTAAEDEMLDATASERRPSSRLSCQIVLTDALDGLVVTVPDSQI from the coding sequence ATGCCGCGCATCACAGTCCTGCAGCCGGGTGGGCGCCGGGTGGAAATCGAGGCCGCCGCCGGGATCAGCCTGATGCTGGCGGCCGTTCGCGCCCAGGTCCCGGGCGTGCTCGGCGAATGCGGCGGCTCGCTCGCCTGCGCCACGTGCCACGTCTATGTCGATCCGGTCTTCGCCGGCCGGCTGCCGCCCGTGACGGCGGCGGAAGACGAGATGCTGGATGCGACGGCTAGCGAGCGGCGGCCTTCGTCACGCCTGTCCTGCCAGATTGTCCTTACTGACGCGCTGGATGGGCTCGTGGTAACGGTGCCGGACTCGCAGATCTGA
- a CDS encoding cytochrome P450, whose protein sequence is MPDAALHPSPGLAAPVVDVDPYADEVLDNPGAMHAAVRAAGPVVFLSRYGVHAMGRHRDIMPVLKDWETFSSTGGSGLADIRKPGAWRAPSPIVEVDPPQHTHVRTVLQRILSPAVIRQWREDFETAAERLVAELVEKRAFCGVHDLAETYVSTTFPEALGLANSPERRDNLFLLGALNFDGQGPKNARFEETQRKADAIWDWYMDSMKREAMVPGGFGEKIFQAADRGEIDHETAPLLVRSFLRGGLDTTSSMISAALWYLAMDPSQWALLREDPSRIRPALDEAMRLETPIQNVCRQTMREVVIDGVTVPNDSKILVMLGAANRDPDQWENPDSFDVTRQTMGHLALGTGVHMCIGQMIARLEGEAVLKAMVAQVKSLELAGAPSRTLNNNLRSLKTLPLAVTAA, encoded by the coding sequence ATGCCCGACGCCGCCCTTCATCCGTCGCCCGGCCTCGCCGCACCGGTCGTCGACGTCGACCCCTATGCCGACGAGGTGCTCGACAATCCGGGGGCGATGCACGCTGCCGTGCGCGCCGCCGGTCCCGTGGTGTTCCTGTCGCGCTACGGCGTCCATGCGATGGGCCGTCACCGCGACATCATGCCGGTGCTGAAGGACTGGGAGACCTTCTCATCCACCGGCGGCTCGGGCCTCGCCGACATCCGCAAGCCCGGCGCCTGGCGCGCGCCGAGCCCGATCGTCGAGGTGGACCCGCCGCAGCACACCCATGTGCGTACAGTCCTCCAGCGCATCCTCTCGCCCGCCGTCATCCGGCAGTGGCGCGAGGATTTCGAGACGGCGGCCGAGCGGTTGGTGGCGGAACTGGTCGAGAAGCGCGCCTTCTGCGGCGTCCACGACCTCGCCGAGACCTATGTCTCCACCACCTTCCCCGAGGCGCTGGGCCTCGCCAATTCGCCCGAGCGCCGCGACAACCTGTTCCTGCTCGGCGCCCTCAACTTCGACGGCCAAGGCCCGAAGAACGCCCGCTTCGAGGAGACCCAGCGCAAGGCCGACGCCATCTGGGACTGGTACATGGACAGCATGAAGCGCGAGGCCATGGTGCCGGGCGGCTTCGGCGAGAAGATCTTCCAGGCCGCCGACCGCGGCGAGATCGACCACGAGACGGCGCCCCTGCTGGTGCGCTCCTTCCTGCGCGGCGGCCTCGACACCACGTCCAGCATGATCTCGGCGGCGCTGTGGTACCTCGCCATGGACCCGTCACAATGGGCCCTGCTGCGCGAGGACCCCTCGCGCATCCGCCCCGCCCTCGACGAGGCGATGCGCCTCGAGACGCCGATCCAGAACGTCTGCCGCCAGACCATGCGGGAGGTGGTGATCGACGGCGTGACGGTGCCGAACGATTCGAAGATCCTCGTCATGCTCGGCGCCGCCAACCGCGACCCCGACCAGTGGGAGAACCCCGACAGCTTCGACGTGACGCGCCAGACCATGGGCCATCTCGCCCTCGGCACCGGCGTGCACATGTGCATCGGTCAGATGATCGCCAGGCTCGAGGGCGAGGCGGTGCTGAAGGCCATGGTCGCCCAGGTGAAGAGCCTGGAGCTCGCCGGGGCGCCCTCCCGGACCCTCAACAACAACCTGCGCAGCCTGAAGACGCTGCCGCTCGCCGTGACCGCGGCCTGA
- a CDS encoding sarcosine oxidase subunit beta family protein, with translation MRYSLFSLLGQALAGNTGWRPAWRDAAPQPRYDVIVVGGGGHGLATAYYLARTHGIANVAVLERGWIGGGNVGRNTTIVRSNYLLPGNIPLYELSMQLWEGLEQEINYNAMVSQRGVLNLYHSDGQRDAYARRGNAMRLHGIDAELLDREGVRRLYPFLNFDQARFPIQGGLLQRRGGTVRHDAVAWGYARAASERGVDIVQNCAVTGFLREGGRITGVETTRGTIRASKVAMAVAGSSSQVAAMAGLRLPIESHVLQAFVSEGLKPIIPGVITFGAGHFYISQSDKGGLVFGGDIDGYNSYAQRGNLPVVEDVCEGGMALMPAIGRARMLRSWGGVMDMSMDGSPIIDRTPLDGLYLNAGWCYGGFKATPGSGAVFAHLIARDEPHPAATALTLGRFARGLVVDEKGQGAQPNLH, from the coding sequence ATGCGCTATTCCCTCTTCTCGCTGCTCGGCCAGGCCCTCGCCGGCAATACGGGCTGGCGGCCTGCCTGGCGCGATGCGGCGCCGCAGCCGCGCTACGACGTGATCGTCGTCGGCGGCGGCGGCCATGGGCTGGCGACGGCCTATTACCTCGCCCGCACCCACGGCATCGCCAATGTCGCCGTGCTGGAGCGCGGCTGGATCGGCGGCGGCAATGTCGGCCGCAACACCACCATCGTCCGCTCCAACTATCTCCTGCCCGGCAACATACCGCTCTACGAACTCTCCATGCAGCTCTGGGAGGGGCTGGAGCAGGAGATCAACTACAACGCCATGGTCAGCCAGCGCGGCGTGCTGAACCTCTACCATTCCGACGGCCAACGCGACGCCTATGCCCGCCGCGGCAACGCCATGCGCCTGCACGGCATCGACGCCGAGCTGCTCGACCGCGAGGGCGTGCGCCGGCTCTATCCCTTCCTCAACTTCGACCAGGCGCGCTTCCCCATCCAGGGCGGCCTGCTGCAGCGGCGCGGCGGCACGGTGCGGCACGACGCGGTGGCCTGGGGCTATGCGCGCGCGGCGAGCGAGCGCGGCGTCGACATCGTCCAGAACTGCGCCGTCACCGGCTTCCTGCGCGAGGGCGGGCGCATCACCGGCGTCGAGACCACCCGCGGCACCATCCGGGCGAGCAAGGTGGCGATGGCCGTGGCGGGAAGCTCCTCGCAGGTGGCGGCGATGGCGGGGCTGCGCCTTCCCATCGAGAGCCACGTGCTGCAGGCCTTCGTCTCCGAGGGGCTGAAGCCGATCATCCCCGGCGTCATCACCTTCGGTGCCGGCCACTTCTACATCAGCCAGTCCGACAAGGGCGGCCTCGTCTTCGGCGGCGACATCGACGGCTACAATTCCTACGCCCAGCGCGGCAACCTCCCCGTCGTCGAGGACGTCTGCGAGGGCGGCATGGCGCTGATGCCCGCCATCGGCCGGGCGCGGATGCTGCGCAGCTGGGGCGGCGTGATGGACATGTCCATGGACGGCTCGCCGATCATCGACCGCACACCGCTCGACGGCCTCTATCTCAATGCCGGCTGGTGCTATGGCGGCTTCAAGGCGACGCCCGGCTCGGGGGCGGTCTTCGCCCACCTCATCGCCCGTGACGAGCCGCACCCCGCCGCCACCGCCCTCACGCTCGGCCGCTTCGCCCGCGGCCTGGTCGTCGACGAGAAGGGCCAGGGCGCCCAACCCAACCTGCACTGA
- a CDS encoding sarcosine oxidase subunit delta, with product MRIPCPYCGSRDSSEFAYLGDAAPRRPVDGDAVAMAAYVYLRDNPAGPMEELWYHAQGCRSWLVVSRDTRDHAVSGARLAAVPGASA from the coding sequence ATGCGCATTCCCTGCCCCTATTGCGGTTCGCGCGACAGTTCCGAATTCGCCTATCTCGGTGACGCCGCCCCGCGCCGGCCGGTCGACGGCGATGCCGTGGCCATGGCGGCCTACGTCTACCTGCGCGACAACCCGGCAGGTCCGATGGAAGAGCTCTGGTACCACGCGCAGGGCTGCCGCTCCTGGCTGGTCGTCTCCCGCGACACCCGCGATCACGCCGTCTCGGGCGCACGCCTCGCCGCCGTGCCGGGAGCCTCCGCATGA
- a CDS encoding sarcosine oxidase subunit alpha family protein has protein sequence MSVNRLASGGLVDRATPLGFTFDGRPLTGLAGDTLASALVANGIRLVGRSFKYHRPRGIVSAGPEEPNALVEKGRGAYREPNTRATTIELYPGLDVASQNRWPSLRFDIQALGQLASPLLGAGFYYKTFMWPAALWEKLYEPAIRRAAGLGRLSGAPDPDTYDKAYAFCDLLVIGAGPAGLAAALAAGRAGARVILLEQDFALGGRLLSEDVEIDGMPGPVWVREAEAELGTLANVRILTRTAAFGLYDGEIGAVQRLTDHLAVAPAGLPRQRLWTIVPARTVLAGGAVERPIVFGGNDRPGVMLASAMRTYVRRFAALPGRQVAVFTTTDDGWRTAAAFAAAGAPVAAVIDARREVAPTVRALAGDAPVYLGARVLDATGGQALTGIEVIGDHGRRRIAVDGLAVSGGFNPDVAIATHLGHKPRWADDIAAFVMDDMPANVSVAGSAAGRFTLAEALADGARLGAEAARAGGRATVETPAWRASDETFAVAALFHVEGGRGKAFVDLQNDVTDKDVAQSVREGFVSVEHLKRYTTLGMATDQGRTSGVNGLAILASLTGRSIPETGSTRARPPHGPVAIGAFAGLHTGTHFKPTRLTASHGWATEQGAVFVEAGQWLRAQWFPRPGETDWLASVTREVQAVRSGVGICDVSTLGKIALAGPDVGAFLDRVYCNTFSTLPVGKARYGLMLREDGFVMDDGTTARLGEDEWVLSTTTVNAGKVMQHLAFCHQVLWPELDVQMVSVTEQWAQFAVAGPRSRELLERLFGAGTDLSNAAFPYLACGTFALGPTRARLFRLSFSGELAYEIAVPAGYGDALVRALMEAGGDLGVTPYGTEALAVMRVEKGHVAGAELNGQTVARDLGLGRMMSKKKDYVGRLMAEREALNDPARPTLVGLKPTVAGVRLRAGAHFLPLGAAATAENDQGYMTSTAFSPSLGHWIGLGLLANGPQRMGEQIRAYDPVRGGDVVVEVVNPVFVDPEGARLHG, from the coding sequence ATGAGCGTCAACCGCCTCGCCTCCGGCGGTCTCGTCGACCGCGCAACGCCGCTCGGCTTCACCTTCGACGGCCGCCCGCTCACCGGCCTCGCCGGCGACACGCTGGCCTCGGCGCTGGTCGCCAACGGCATCCGCCTGGTCGGCCGCTCCTTCAAATACCACCGCCCCCGCGGCATCGTCTCCGCCGGCCCGGAGGAGCCCAACGCCCTGGTCGAGAAGGGCCGCGGCGCCTATCGCGAGCCCAACACCCGCGCCACCACCATCGAGCTCTATCCGGGTCTCGACGTCGCCAGCCAGAACCGCTGGCCCTCGCTGCGCTTCGACATCCAGGCGCTGGGCCAGCTCGCCTCGCCGCTGCTCGGCGCCGGCTTCTACTACAAGACCTTCATGTGGCCGGCCGCCCTGTGGGAGAAGCTCTATGAGCCCGCCATCCGCCGCGCCGCGGGCCTCGGCCGCCTCTCCGGCGCACCCGACCCGGACACCTATGACAAGGCCTATGCCTTCTGCGACCTGCTGGTGATCGGCGCGGGGCCCGCCGGCCTGGCCGCCGCCCTCGCCGCCGGTCGGGCCGGGGCCCGCGTCATCCTGCTCGAACAGGACTTCGCCCTCGGGGGTCGCCTCCTCTCGGAAGACGTCGAGATCGACGGCATGCCGGGCCCGGTCTGGGTGCGCGAGGCGGAGGCCGAACTCGGCACGCTCGCCAACGTCCGCATCCTCACCCGCACCGCCGCCTTCGGCCTCTATGACGGTGAGATCGGCGCGGTCCAGCGCCTGACCGACCATCTCGCCGTCGCTCCCGCAGGCCTGCCGCGCCAGCGCCTCTGGACCATCGTCCCCGCGCGGACGGTCCTCGCCGGCGGCGCCGTCGAACGACCGATCGTCTTCGGCGGCAACGACCGGCCCGGCGTCATGCTCGCCTCGGCCATGCGCACCTATGTCCGGCGCTTCGCCGCCCTTCCCGGCCGGCAGGTTGCGGTCTTCACCACCACCGACGACGGCTGGCGGACGGCCGCAGCCTTCGCCGCCGCCGGAGCTCCGGTCGCCGCGGTGATCGACGCCCGCCGCGAGGTGGCGCCGACCGTGCGGGCGCTCGCCGGCGACGCGCCGGTCTATCTCGGCGCCCGCGTCCTCGACGCCACGGGCGGCCAGGCCCTCACCGGCATCGAGGTGATCGGCGACCACGGCCGCCGCCGCATCGCCGTCGACGGCCTCGCGGTATCCGGCGGCTTCAATCCCGACGTCGCCATCGCCACCCATCTCGGCCACAAGCCGCGCTGGGCCGACGACATCGCCGCCTTCGTCATGGATGATATGCCGGCTAACGTCTCCGTCGCCGGTTCCGCCGCGGGCCGCTTCACCCTCGCCGAGGCCTTGGCCGACGGAGCCCGTCTCGGCGCCGAGGCCGCCCGGGCTGGCGGCCGCGCGACGGTCGAAACCCCCGCCTGGCGCGCCAGCGACGAGACCTTCGCCGTTGCGGCGCTCTTCCATGTGGAGGGCGGCCGCGGCAAGGCCTTCGTCGACCTGCAGAACGACGTCACCGACAAGGACGTCGCCCAGTCCGTGCGCGAGGGTTTCGTCTCGGTCGAGCATCTGAAGCGCTACACGACGCTTGGCATGGCCACCGACCAGGGCCGCACCTCCGGCGTCAACGGCCTCGCCATCCTCGCCAGCCTCACCGGCCGCAGCATTCCCGAGACCGGCTCGACCCGTGCGCGGCCGCCGCACGGCCCCGTCGCTATCGGCGCCTTCGCCGGCCTGCACACCGGCACCCATTTCAAGCCGACCCGCCTCACCGCCTCCCACGGCTGGGCGACGGAACAGGGCGCCGTCTTCGTCGAGGCCGGGCAGTGGCTGCGGGCCCAGTGGTTCCCCCGCCCCGGCGAGACCGACTGGCTTGCGAGCGTCACCCGCGAGGTGCAAGCGGTGCGCTCGGGCGTCGGCATCTGTGACGTCTCGACCCTCGGCAAGATCGCCCTCGCCGGGCCAGATGTCGGCGCCTTCCTCGACCGCGTCTATTGCAACACCTTCTCGACGCTTCCCGTCGGCAAGGCCCGCTACGGCCTGATGCTGCGCGAAGACGGCTTCGTCATGGACGACGGCACCACGGCGCGGCTCGGCGAGGACGAATGGGTCCTCTCCACTACCACGGTGAACGCCGGCAAGGTTATGCAGCACCTCGCCTTCTGCCATCAGGTCCTGTGGCCCGAGCTCGACGTGCAGATGGTCTCCGTCACCGAGCAATGGGCGCAGTTCGCCGTCGCGGGACCCCGCTCCCGCGAGCTCCTCGAGCGGCTGTTCGGCGCGGGCACCGACCTGTCGAACGCCGCCTTCCCCTATCTCGCCTGCGGCACCTTTGCGCTGGGCCCGACGCGGGCAAGGCTCTTCCGCCTCTCCTTCTCGGGCGAGCTTGCCTATGAGATCGCCGTTCCCGCCGGCTATGGCGATGCCCTCGTCCGGGCCCTGATGGAGGCGGGCGGCGACCTCGGCGTCACGCCCTACGGCACCGAAGCGCTCGCCGTCATGCGCGTCGAGAAGGGCCATGTCGCCGGCGCCGAACTCAACGGCCAGACGGTCGCCCGCGACCTCGGCCTCGGCCGCATGATGTCGAAGAAGAAGGACTATGTCGGCCGCCTCATGGCCGAGCGCGAGGCGCTGAACGACCCCGCGCGCCCGACCCTCGTCGGGCTGAAGCCGACGGTTGCGGGGGTGAGGCTGCGCGCCGGCGCCCATTTCCTCCCCCTCGGCGCCGCCGCCACGGCGGAGAACGACCAGGGCTACATGACCTCCACCGCCTTCAGCCCCAGCCTCGGCCACTGGATCGGCCTCGGCCTGCTCGCCAACGGCCCGCAGCGCATGGGCGAACAGATCCGCGCCTATGACCCCGTCCGCGGCGGCGATGTCGTCGTCGAGGTGGTGAACCCCGTCTTCGTCGACCCGGAAGGAGCCCGCCTCCATGGCTGA
- a CDS encoding sarcosine oxidase subunit gamma family protein codes for MADLVHHGGFAGRSRRVGTGAGLRAVERAGLAAASVIARRGKADEAASALGRMAGAVVVDGPKRTFGGGLTLLGTGPGAWLVLADRPMLVAELMAALAGVAAVVDQSDGQAILDLSGPNLAEVLETGARLDLHPSRFATDDVAVTAIAHIGVTLWMAEDRATVTLAAPRSYAASLLHWLDASARPFGLALETD; via the coding sequence ATGGCTGATCTCGTCCACCATGGCGGCTTCGCCGGCCGGTCGCGCCGCGTCGGGACGGGCGCCGGCCTGCGCGCCGTCGAGCGCGCCGGCCTGGCGGCGGCCAGTGTCATCGCCCGCCGCGGCAAGGCGGACGAGGCCGCCTCCGCCCTCGGCAGGATGGCGGGGGCGGTGGTCGTGGACGGGCCGAAGCGGACATTTGGCGGTGGCCTCACCCTCCTCGGAACCGGACCGGGCGCCTGGCTCGTCCTCGCCGACCGGCCGATGCTGGTCGCCGAACTCATGGCGGCGCTGGCAGGCGTCGCGGCGGTCGTCGACCAGTCGGACGGCCAGGCCATCCTCGACCTGTCGGGACCGAACCTGGCGGAAGTGCTGGAAACGGGCGCGCGCCTCGACCTGCACCCCTCGCGCTTCGCGACGGACGACGTGGCGGTCACGGCGATCGCCCATATCGGCGTCACGCTCTGGATGGCGGAGGATCGCGCCACCGTGACGCTGGCGGCGCCGCGCAGCTATGCCGCCAGCCTCCTGCACTGGCTGGACGCTTCGGCCCGGCCCTTCGGCCTCGCCCTCGAAACCGACTGA
- a CDS encoding ABC transporter permease — translation MERTSRLGAALIFVAPLAVLVVVWAVLVPALGVRPQIFPGVAAVGRAGIDGILDGSLLRHVAASISRVAIGTVLAVLVAVPLGILMGVSRGVSAFLTPLMRFFSVLAGIAWIPIATLWFGYGFGAIVFVIFNAVFFVVAYNTLLGVSTIPMPLRHAAASLGAGRAAMLTDVLLPGALPNIVTGIRTGLGFAWRGLIAAEMIATDVGLGYMLFVARDFYQTEVIVLGMIVIGTIWLLIDRLILVPLERATIERWGLVSP, via the coding sequence ATGGAACGGACAAGCCGCCTCGGGGCGGCGCTGATCTTTGTCGCGCCGCTCGCCGTGCTGGTCGTCGTCTGGGCCGTTCTGGTGCCGGCTCTCGGCGTCCGCCCGCAGATCTTCCCCGGCGTCGCGGCCGTGGGACGGGCCGGAATCGACGGCATCCTCGACGGCTCGCTCCTGCGTCACGTTGCCGCCAGTATCTCCCGCGTCGCCATCGGCACGGTGCTGGCGGTGCTGGTCGCCGTGCCCCTCGGCATCCTGATGGGGGTGAGCCGCGGCGTCTCCGCCTTCCTGACGCCGCTGATGCGCTTCTTCTCCGTGCTGGCCGGCATCGCCTGGATTCCCATCGCCACCCTGTGGTTCGGCTACGGCTTCGGCGCCATCGTCTTCGTCATCTTCAACGCCGTCTTCTTCGTCGTCGCCTACAACACCCTGCTCGGCGTCTCGACCATCCCCATGCCGCTGCGCCATGCGGCGGCCTCGCTCGGCGCCGGGCGTGCCGCGATGCTCACCGACGTGCTGCTGCCAGGCGCATTGCCCAACATCGTCACCGGAATCCGCACCGGTCTCGGCTTCGCCTGGCGCGGCCTCATCGCGGCCGAGATGATCGCGACCGATGTCGGCCTCGGCTACATGCTCTTCGTCGCCCGCGACTTCTACCAGACCGAGGTCATCGTCCTCGGCATGATCGTCATCGGCACCATCTGGCTGCTGATCGACCGGCTGATCCTGGTGCCGCTCGAGCGCGCCACCATCGAGCGCTGGGGGCTGGTCAGCCCATGA
- a CDS encoding ABC transporter permease, producing MNALLALWSLLLRTSVKWPVLRTLAPFVPVVALWWAVAAWGPFPPAFFPSPPDVWAKFVTLMEKGILPEYLGDSVGRLAIGAAVGIGLGVPLGLWVGLSKRAHRALWPVLLFFQAIGDIAWLPILIIWFGFGLTTMTFVIVYTVLFPVILNTVLGVRSVRIELHRAAQSLGAPPWRILTEVVVPGALPNIMTGLRNGLGYGWRALIAAEMIVGTSGIGFLMFDARRAGSVTEIVLGMIVLGILWYIVDAWVLAPIEQATGRRWGLVTQ from the coding sequence ATGAATGCCCTCCTCGCCCTGTGGAGCCTCTTGCTCAGGACCTCGGTGAAATGGCCGGTCCTGCGGACGCTGGCGCCCTTCGTGCCGGTCGTCGCCCTCTGGTGGGCGGTGGCCGCCTGGGGACCCTTCCCCCCCGCCTTCTTCCCTTCCCCGCCCGACGTCTGGGCCAAATTCGTGACGCTGATGGAGAAGGGCATCCTGCCCGAATATCTCGGCGACAGCGTCGGACGGCTCGCCATCGGCGCGGCGGTCGGCATCGGCCTCGGCGTGCCATTGGGGCTGTGGGTGGGCTTGAGCAAGCGCGCCCACCGCGCCCTCTGGCCGGTGCTGCTGTTCTTCCAGGCCATCGGCGACATCGCCTGGCTGCCGATCCTCATCATCTGGTTCGGCTTCGGCCTGACCACCATGACCTTCGTCATCGTCTACACCGTGCTGTTTCCGGTGATCCTCAACACGGTGCTCGGGGTGCGCTCGGTGCGCATCGAGCTGCATCGCGCCGCCCAGAGCCTCGGCGCACCGCCCTGGCGCATCCTCACCGAGGTGGTGGTGCCCGGCGCGCTGCCCAACATCATGACCGGGCTGCGCAACGGCCTCGGCTACGGCTGGCGCGCGCTGATCGCCGCCGAGATGATCGTCGGCACCAGCGGCATCGGCTTCCTCATGTTCGACGCGCGCCGCGCCGGCTCGGTCACCGAAATCGTGCTGGGCATGATCGTGCTCGGCATCCTCTGGTACATCGTCGATGCCTGGGTGCTCGCTCCCATCGAGCAGGCCACCGGGCGGCGCTGGGGATTGGTCACGCAGTGA
- a CDS encoding ABC transporter ATP-binding protein codes for MKSLSLKNLAKTYFDAYKGEHVTAIRDVSLEVPAGEFVSIVGPSGCGKSTILNMVAGFIPHSGGHILVGGEPVKGPGPDRGVVFQSFALFPWKTVLDNVGFGPKMRGVPKAERDAIAREYLALAGLSHAADRYPTELSGGMQQRVGVVRALANEPDVLLMDEPFASVDAQTRMTLQDELSRIWEERRPTVVFITHDVPEAVFLANRVVVLSKGKVLAEVDVPISRPRVWDRLVSDDRFKDISNQVLALVRSA; via the coding sequence GTGAAGTCGCTCAGCCTGAAGAACCTCGCGAAGACCTATTTCGACGCCTACAAGGGCGAGCACGTCACCGCCATCCGCGACGTGTCGCTGGAGGTGCCGGCGGGCGAGTTCGTCTCCATCGTCGGTCCCTCGGGCTGCGGCAAGTCGACCATCCTCAACATGGTGGCGGGCTTCATCCCCCATTCCGGCGGCCACATCCTCGTCGGCGGCGAGCCGGTGAAGGGACCGGGCCCCGACCGCGGTGTCGTCTTCCAGTCCTTCGCGCTCTTTCCCTGGAAGACCGTGCTCGACAACGTCGGCTTCGGCCCGAAGATGCGCGGCGTACCGAAGGCGGAGCGCGACGCCATCGCCCGCGAATATCTGGCGCTGGCCGGCCTCTCCCATGCCGCGGACCGCTACCCCACCGAACTCTCCGGCGGCATGCAGCAACGCGTCGGCGTCGTCCGGGCGCTGGCCAACGAGCCCGACGTTCTCTTGATGGACGAGCCCTTCGCCAGCGTCGACGCCCAGACCCGCATGACGCTGCAGGACGAGCTCTCCCGCATCTGGGAGGAGCGCCGCCCGACCGTCGTCTTCATCACCCATGACGTTCCCGAGGCGGTCTTCCTCGCCAACCGGGTGGTGGTGCTGTCGAAAGGCAAGGTGCTGGCCGAGGTCGACGTGCCGATCAGCCGCCCGCGGGTCTGGGACCGGCTGGTCTCCGACGACCGGTTCAAGGACATCTCCAATCAGGTCCTGGCGCTGGTGAGGTCGGCATGA
- a CDS encoding ABC transporter substrate-binding protein: MITRRTALAGTLLAAPALAYAQQMTKLKAGMVTGIDQIGLPIALERGFFEKQGLDVDIARPYATGVDALNALQAGESNIVQVGVPMIGAVVRGMDLVALANYSGKATARGSDATMALVARGDSGITKGNLASLKGKRIAASFGTINHLYILALLEKGGLAPGDVTLVNTPPPDMTVALLAKGIDAFVGWDPWPIVALKDVPGAVEIIRGGDAIAYVGFNVGLRPWVAANGPTIEKFLVAVSEADQWMRKNPKPAAQVATRWIPGLRQEIAEAAMEFNIQQADRRLSANNYRAMHEALDRLHRLGFLRATFDVNKHFEPKHMVKVMQDHPALFSDLPPIPADAAIGPGFVFKP, translated from the coding sequence ATGATCACGAGACGAACGGCCCTTGCCGGCACGCTGCTCGCAGCCCCGGCGCTCGCCTATGCCCAGCAGATGACCAAGCTCAAGGCCGGCATGGTCACCGGCATCGACCAGATCGGCCTGCCCATCGCCCTCGAACGCGGCTTCTTCGAGAAACAGGGCCTCGACGTCGACATCGCCCGCCCCTACGCCACCGGCGTCGACGCCCTCAACGCGCTTCAGGCCGGCGAGAGCAACATCGTCCAGGTCGGCGTGCCGATGATCGGCGCGGTGGTGCGCGGCATGGACCTCGTCGCCCTCGCCAATTATTCCGGCAAGGCGACGGCCCGCGGCTCCGACGCCACCATGGCGCTGGTGGCGCGCGGCGATTCCGGCATCACCAAGGGCAATCTCGCCAGCCTCAAGGGCAAGCGGATCGCCGCCTCCTTCGGCACCATCAACCACCTCTACATCCTGGCGCTGCTGGAGAAGGGTGGCCTCGCGCCCGGCGACGTGACCCTGGTCAACACGCCGCCGCCCGACATGACGGTCGCCTTGCTCGCCAAGGGCATCGACGCCTTCGTCGGCTGGGACCCCTGGCCCATCGTGGCGCTGAAGGACGTGCCCGGTGCGGTGGAGATCATCCGCGGCGGCGACGCCATCGCCTATGTCGGCTTCAACGTGGGCCTGAGGCCCTGGGTGGCGGCCAACGGCCCGACCATCGAGAAGTTCCTGGTCGCCGTCTCCGAGGCCGACCAGTGGATGCGCAAGAACCCCAAGCCCGCGGCGCAGGTCGCCACCCGCTGGATCCCCGGCCTCAGGCAGGAGATCGCCGAGGCGGCCATGGAGTTCAACATCCAGCAGGCCGACCGGCGTCTGTCGGCGAACAACTACCGCGCCATGCACGAAGCCCTCGACCGATTGCACCGGCTCGGGTTCCTGCGCGCGACCTTCGACGTCAACAAGCACTTCGAGCCGAAGCACATGGTGAAGGTGATGCAGGACCACCCGGCCCTGTTCAGCGATCTCCCGCCGATCCCGGCCGACGCGGCCATCGGTCCAGGCTTCGTCTTCAAGCCCTGA